A stretch of [Clostridium] innocuum DNA encodes these proteins:
- a CDS encoding MATE family efflux transporter yields the protein MFTNENLKRLILPLVVEQILAVTIGMSDTIMVSSVGEAAVSGLSLVDTINILLINIFAALATGGAVVCSQYLGGRDRDRACVSAKQLIVSTGIFAVIIMGIVLIGCTAILQLVFTDVEPAVMWNAEIYIKISAWSYPFIALYNSGAALFRSMGNSKISMITSLFMNAFNILGNAVLIYGFHMGVAGAAISSLVSRILGSLFMLYLLRSPDNLIYIDSYRKLEFHPDMIRRILTIGIPNGLENGMFQIGKILVQGLIAGFGTVAIAANAVANNIAQMEIIPAAAIGLAMITVVGQCVGAGDYAQARLYIKKLMKIAYISMLAVNLIILCLVPLLLNIYNLSAQTYDTALELLLYHGIFAMVLWPASFTFPNALRAAGDVRFTMCISIVSMWLCRICLSWLLGVILGLGVLGVWLAMFTDWLFRILWFYWRYRSGSWMKKRIIT from the coding sequence ATGTTTACAAATGAGAATCTGAAGCGGCTGATTCTGCCACTTGTTGTCGAACAGATTCTGGCGGTAACGATCGGGATGAGCGATACGATCATGGTGTCGAGTGTGGGCGAGGCGGCGGTTTCGGGTCTTAGTCTTGTGGATACGATCAACATCCTTCTGATCAATATCTTTGCCGCACTGGCTACCGGAGGCGCTGTTGTCTGCAGTCAGTATCTCGGTGGTCGTGACCGCGATCGGGCCTGTGTGTCGGCAAAGCAGCTGATTGTTTCAACCGGTATTTTTGCTGTTATCATCATGGGAATCGTTCTGATTGGCTGTACGGCAATCCTGCAGCTGGTCTTTACGGATGTGGAGCCGGCAGTCATGTGGAATGCAGAGATTTATATTAAAATATCCGCATGGTCCTACCCGTTTATCGCGCTGTATAATTCCGGAGCTGCACTGTTTCGCTCCATGGGGAATTCCAAAATTTCAATGATTACCTCATTGTTCATGAATGCCTTCAATATCCTCGGAAATGCCGTTTTGATTTACGGCTTCCATATGGGGGTGGCGGGTGCTGCCATATCCTCGCTGGTTTCCCGTATTCTGGGTTCCCTGTTTATGCTGTATCTGCTGCGCAGTCCGGATAATCTGATTTATATTGATTCCTACAGGAAGCTGGAATTTCATCCGGATATGATACGCCGTATATTGACAATCGGAATACCAAACGGTTTGGAAAACGGTATGTTCCAGATAGGAAAAATCCTTGTTCAGGGACTGATTGCGGGCTTTGGTACGGTTGCGATAGCGGCCAATGCCGTAGCGAACAATATTGCACAAATGGAAATCATACCCGCTGCCGCAATCGGACTTGCAATGATAACGGTCGTAGGGCAGTGCGTTGGGGCTGGGGATTATGCGCAGGCCCGTCTCTACATAAAAAAACTAATGAAAATCGCATATATATCCATGCTTGCAGTAAATCTTATCATCCTGTGTCTTGTGCCTTTGCTTCTGAACATATATAATTTAAGTGCACAGACGTATGATACCGCATTGGAGCTGCTGCTGTATCACGGCATATTCGCCATGGTGCTGTGGCCGGCATCCTTCACCTTTCCCAATGCATTGCGTGCAGCCGGAGATGTGCGCTTTACAATGTGCATCTCCATTGTATCCATGTGGCTGTGCAGAATCTGTCTGAGCTGGCTGCTAGGGGTGATACTGGGGCTTGGTGTATTGGGCGTCTGGCTCGCGATGTTTACCGACTGGCTCTTTCGCATACTCTGGTTTTACTGGCGGTATCGAAGCGGCTCATGGATGAAGAAACGCATTATCACATAA
- the crcB gene encoding fluoride efflux transporter CrcB: MKEFLFVGLGGAVGAMLRYGMSMVPVKSEFPYMTLLINFLGAIAIGILAAMSMRQSLLTEHSLLLLKTGVCGGFTTFSTFSLEAVSLLEQHKTGMGITYILSSVLLCLLGVLLGKAMLHPL, translated from the coding sequence ATGAAAGAGTTTTTGTTTGTCGGCCTTGGCGGTGCCGTAGGAGCGATGCTGCGCTATGGAATGTCCATGGTACCTGTAAAAAGTGAGTTTCCGTATATGACACTTCTCATCAATTTTCTCGGTGCAATCGCAATCGGGATACTGGCAGCAATGAGCATGAGGCAGTCATTGTTAACGGAGCACAGTCTTTTGTTATTGAAAACAGGGGTATGCGGAGGATTCACCACCTTCTCCACCTTTTCTCTGGAGGCGGTTTCCCTGCTGGAGCAGCATAAAACAGGGATGGGAATCACCTATATTCTGTCCTCCGTTCTTTTATGCCTGCTTGGAGTGCTGCTTGGCAAAGCAATGCTTCATCCTCTTTAA
- a CDS encoding EAL domain-containing protein has protein sequence MKTDNNGTVLYNRSELQAVFSQLQPREEYSLLHFNVKKFRYFLGRYDHETGEELLQQILKTFTKGLKKGQYLLYTGGDDFIFLIHEWRKKKIIDELIQRDYKGYELKDSRFFNKVFFSMGVCRLRDFPEADFETCCLYAWLARITSKEHEKKSSDFKFFTRKQLQEFQMRSQLEVKTVEACRKETYAVYIQPKVDAKTLKICGGEALLRWFDEDGTMIPLSLFLLVLNENSYIRYVDQMVFELVCKMIQESIQKGMKMVPISFNLSKASFEDEPFMQEYMEVFQQFDIPKEYIEFELLESISMDNSDKLIKVVDTIHKAGFRCALDDFGSGYSSMSVLARVPIDIIKLDRSLFQNPYRDIDKFLIVDGLLDILHHFPVQIVAEGVEDETVAEHMRQHGCDMIQGFYYYRPMPMDEFQRLIAEQGEC, from the coding sequence CAATCGTTCAGAGCTACAGGCTGTTTTTTCTCAGCTGCAGCCGCGCGAGGAATATTCTCTTCTGCATTTTAATGTTAAGAAATTTCGATATTTTCTTGGCCGATATGACCATGAAACAGGGGAGGAGCTGCTTCAACAGATTCTGAAGACTTTCACAAAGGGTTTGAAGAAAGGACAGTATCTGCTGTATACAGGCGGGGATGATTTCATATTCCTCATTCATGAGTGGCGAAAAAAGAAGATTATTGATGAGCTTATTCAAAGAGACTACAAGGGCTATGAGTTGAAGGATTCTCGGTTTTTCAACAAAGTGTTTTTTTCCATGGGGGTGTGTCGTCTGCGGGATTTCCCGGAGGCGGATTTTGAAACCTGCTGCTTATATGCATGGCTTGCCCGCATAACATCAAAAGAGCATGAAAAGAAAAGCTCGGATTTTAAGTTTTTTACCAGAAAACAGCTGCAGGAATTTCAAATGCGATCGCAGCTTGAGGTGAAGACAGTCGAGGCCTGCCGCAAGGAAACCTATGCGGTTTATATTCAGCCTAAGGTTGATGCCAAAACCCTGAAAATATGCGGAGGAGAAGCATTGCTGCGCTGGTTTGATGAAGATGGTACAATGATTCCTCTTTCATTGTTTCTGCTGGTGCTGAATGAAAACAGCTACATCCGTTATGTAGATCAAATGGTGTTTGAGCTGGTATGTAAAATGATACAGGAGAGCATACAAAAGGGGATGAAGATGGTTCCCATCAGCTTTAACCTTTCCAAGGCAAGCTTTGAGGATGAACCGTTCATGCAGGAATATATGGAAGTGTTTCAGCAGTTTGACATACCGAAGGAATACATCGAATTTGAATTGCTGGAAAGCATAAGCATGGATAATTCCGATAAGCTGATCAAGGTGGTGGATACGATACATAAGGCAGGATTTCGCTGTGCGCTGGATGATTTTGGCAGCGGCTATTCCTCCATGAGTGTCCTTGCCAGGGTTCCCATCGATATCATTAAGCTGGATCGCTCCCTTTTTCAGAATCCATACAGGGATATCGATAAATTTCTGATTGTGGATGGTCTGCTGGATATACTGCATCATTTTCCTGTACAGATCGTGGCAGAGGGAGTTGAGGATGAGACTGTGGCAGAGCATATGCGCCAGCATGGATGTGATATGATTCAGGGGTTCTATTATTATCGTCCGATGCCGATGGATGAATTTCAGCGTCTGATTGCAGAACAGGGAGAGTGTTAG